A genome region from Corvus hawaiiensis isolate bCorHaw1 chromosome 4, bCorHaw1.pri.cur, whole genome shotgun sequence includes the following:
- the POLR3H gene encoding DNA-directed RNA polymerase III subunit RPC8, protein MFVLVEMTDTVRIPPWQFERKLNESIAEELNKKLANKVVYNVGLCICLYDITKLEDSYIFPGDGASHTKVHFRYVVFHPFLDEILIGQIKSCSQDGVHVSIGFFDDIVIPPESLQQPAKFDEAEQVWVWEYETEEGAHDLYMDIGEEIRFRVVDETFVDTSPTGPSSAEASTSSAAEEVQKKEAPYTLVGSISEPGLGLLSWWTNS, encoded by the exons ATGTTTGTCCTGGTGGAGATGACTGACACTGTAAGAATTCCTCCCTGGCAGTTTGAAAGGAAACTGAACGAATCCATTGCTGAAGAGCTAAACAAGAAATTGGCCAATAAG GTCGTATACAATGTTGGGCTCTGCATCTGTCTGTATGATATCACAAAGCTGGAAGATTCATACATATTTCCTGGAGATGGTGCATCACATACAAAAG tgcATTTCCGCTATGTGGtcttccatcccttcctggATGAGATTCTGATCGGACAGATTAAGAGCTGCAGTCAGGATGGTGTCCACG TTTCTATTGGATTCTTTGATGATATTGTCATCCCACCAgaatccctgcagcagccagctaAATT TGATGAAGCAGAGCAGGTGTGGGTGTGGGAATATGAGACAGAAGAAGGGGCCCATGACCTTTACATGGACATTGGGGAAGAGATCCGCTTCCGAGTCGTGGATGAGACGTTTGTTGATACATCACCAACAGGTCCAAGCTCTGCAGAGGCTTCCACTTCAAGTGCTGCAGAAGAAGTCCAGAAGAAAGAGGCACCCTACACCCTTGTG GGATCAATCAGCGAGCCAGGCCTGGGCCTCCTGTCGTGGTGGACAAACAGTTAG
- the CSDC2 gene encoding cold shock domain-containing protein C2: protein MSSDPSAPPAVPPLHSPKSPVWPTFPFQREGSRIWERGNLLLRDLPSPLPTKRTRTYSATARASAGPIFKGVCKQFSRSQGHGFITPENGTEDIFVHVSDIEGEYVPVEGDEVTYKVCPIPPKNQKFQAVEVVLTNLAPHTKHETWSGQIIGS from the exons ATGTCATCGGACCCCAGCGCCCCGCCGGCGGTGCCACCCCTGCACTCGCCCAAGTCGCCAGTGTGGCCCACCTTCCCCTTCCAGCGGGAGGGCAGCCGCATCTGGGAGCGGGGCAACCTCCTGCTACGGGAccttcccagccccctccccaccaagAGGACCAGGACCTACTCGGC GACAGCGCGTGCCTCTGCTGGCCCCATCTTCAAAGGTGTCTGCAAGCAGTTCTCTCGCTCCCAGGGCCATGGGTTTATCACCCCAGAGAATGGCACAGAGGACATTTTCGTGCATGTGTCTGA catCGAGGGGGAGTACGTCCCAGTGGAGGGGGACGAGGTGACGTACAAGgtctgccccatccctcccaAGAACCAGAAGTTCCAGGCAGTGGAGGTGGTCCTCACCAACCTGGCACCCCACACGAAGCACGAGACATGGTCTGGCCAGATCATCGGCTCCTAG